Proteins encoded in a region of the Natator depressus isolate rNatDep1 chromosome 25, rNatDep2.hap1, whole genome shotgun sequence genome:
- the ATCAY gene encoding caytaxin isoform X5 yields the protein MGTTEATLRMENVEVKEEWQDEDFPRPLPEETGMDSLGRPADENTSSPPNTLNFNGAHRKRKTLIAPEINISLDQSEGSMLSDDFLDTPDDLDINVDDIETPDETDSLEFLGNGNELEWEDDTPVATAKNMPGNSADLFGDGVVEDSSATNGRLWRTVIIGEQEHRIDLQMIKPYMKVVTHGGYYGEGLNAIIVFAACYLPDSNLADYHYIMENLFLYVISSLELLVAEDYMIVYLNGATPRRRMPGLGWLKKCYQMIDRRLRKNLKALIIVHPSWFIRTVLAISRPFISVKFINKIQYVHSLEELEQTIPMEHVQIPDCLLQYEEERTKARKERAEEKQEMAEKDSRPALPREDQETSMS from the exons ATGGGCACCACCGAAGCCACGCTGCGGATGGAGAATGTGGAGGTGAAGGAGGAGTGGCAAGACGAGGACTTCCCCAG ACCCCTCCCAGAAGAGACAGGAATGGACTCCCTGGGCAGACCCGCAGATGAGAACACATCCT CTCCCCCTAACACTTTGAACTTTAACGGGGCTCATCGGAAGCGCAAGACGCTCATAGCCCCTGAAATCAACATTTCCCTGGACCAAAGTGAGGGTTCCATGCTGTCCGATGACTTCCTGGACACGCCCGACGACCTGGACATTAACGTAGATGACATCGAAACTCCGGATGAGACGGACTCCCTGGAGTTCCTGGGCAATGGGAATGAACTGGAATGGGAAG ATGATACACCTGTGGCCACAGCCAAGAACATGCCCGGGAACAGCGCAGACCTCTTTGGGGATGGGGTGGTAGAAGACAGCAGCGCTACCAATGGGAGACTATGGAGGACAGTTATCATTGGGGAGCAGGAACACCGCATTGATCTGCAGATGATCAAACCCTACATGAAGGTGGTGACACATGGAG GGTACTACGGAGAAGGTCTCAATGCAATCATTGTCTTTGCTGCCTGCTATCTCCCAGACAGTAATCTAGCTGATTACCATTACATCATGGAGAACCTCTTCTT GTACGTGATCAGTAGCTTGGAGCTGCTGGTGGCCGAGGACTACATGATCGTGTACCTGAATGGAGCCACACCACGTCGGAGGATGCCAGGCCTGGGCTGGCTGAAGAAATGCTACCAGATGATAGACAGAAG GCTACGGAAAAACCTGAAAGCTTTGATAATCGTGCACCCTTCGTGGTTCATCCGGACAGTGCTGGCTATATCCAGACCCTTCATCAG TGTGAAGTTTATCAATAAGATCCAGTACGTTCACAGTCTGGAAGAACTGGAGCAGACTATCCCCATGGAGCACGTCCAGATTCCTGACTGCCTCCTACA GTACGAAGAGGAGAGAACCAAAGCCaggaaagaaag
- the ATCAY gene encoding caytaxin isoform X6 — MGTTEATLRMENVEVKEEWQDEDFPRPLPEETGMDSLGRPADENTSSPPNTLNFNGAHRKRKTLIAPEINISLDQSEGSMLSDDFLDTPDDLDINVDDIETPDETDSLEFLGNGNELEWEDDTPVATAKNMPGNSADLFGDGVVEDSSATNGRLWRTVIIGEQEHRIDLQMIKPYMKVVTHGGYYGEGLNAIIVFAACYLPDSNLADYHYIMENLFLYVISSLELLVAEDYMIVYLNGATPRRRMPGLGWLKKCYQMIDRRLRKNLKALIIVHPSWFIRTVLAISRPFISVKFINKIQYVHSLEELEQTIPMEHVQIPDCLLQYEEERTKARKERAEEKQEMAEKDRPALPREDQETSMS; from the exons ATGGGCACCACCGAAGCCACGCTGCGGATGGAGAATGTGGAGGTGAAGGAGGAGTGGCAAGACGAGGACTTCCCCAG ACCCCTCCCAGAAGAGACAGGAATGGACTCCCTGGGCAGACCCGCAGATGAGAACACATCCT CTCCCCCTAACACTTTGAACTTTAACGGGGCTCATCGGAAGCGCAAGACGCTCATAGCCCCTGAAATCAACATTTCCCTGGACCAAAGTGAGGGTTCCATGCTGTCCGATGACTTCCTGGACACGCCCGACGACCTGGACATTAACGTAGATGACATCGAAACTCCGGATGAGACGGACTCCCTGGAGTTCCTGGGCAATGGGAATGAACTGGAATGGGAAG ATGATACACCTGTGGCCACAGCCAAGAACATGCCCGGGAACAGCGCAGACCTCTTTGGGGATGGGGTGGTAGAAGACAGCAGCGCTACCAATGGGAGACTATGGAGGACAGTTATCATTGGGGAGCAGGAACACCGCATTGATCTGCAGATGATCAAACCCTACATGAAGGTGGTGACACATGGAG GGTACTACGGAGAAGGTCTCAATGCAATCATTGTCTTTGCTGCCTGCTATCTCCCAGACAGTAATCTAGCTGATTACCATTACATCATGGAGAACCTCTTCTT GTACGTGATCAGTAGCTTGGAGCTGCTGGTGGCCGAGGACTACATGATCGTGTACCTGAATGGAGCCACACCACGTCGGAGGATGCCAGGCCTGGGCTGGCTGAAGAAATGCTACCAGATGATAGACAGAAG GCTACGGAAAAACCTGAAAGCTTTGATAATCGTGCACCCTTCGTGGTTCATCCGGACAGTGCTGGCTATATCCAGACCCTTCATCAG TGTGAAGTTTATCAATAAGATCCAGTACGTTCACAGTCTGGAAGAACTGGAGCAGACTATCCCCATGGAGCACGTCCAGATTCCTGACTGCCTCCTACA GTACGAAGAGGAGAGAACCAAAGCCaggaaagaaag
- the ATCAY gene encoding caytaxin isoform X4, whose translation MQGVSPQRKQFCTYLLKRAAPVRRLKSMGLFVPLPEETGMDSLGRPADENTSSPPNTLNFNGAHRKRKTLIAPEINISLDQSEGSMLSDDFLDTPDDLDINVDDIETPDETDSLEFLGNGNELEWEDDTPVATAKNMPGNSADLFGDGVVEDSSATNGRLWRTVIIGEQEHRIDLQMIKPYMKVVTHGGYYGEGLNAIIVFAACYLPDSNLADYHYIMENLFLYVISSLELLVAEDYMIVYLNGATPRRRMPGLGWLKKCYQMIDRRLRKNLKALIIVHPSWFIRTVLAISRPFISVKFINKIQYVHSLEELEQTIPMEHVQIPDCLLQYEEERTKARKERAEEKQEMAEKDSRPALPREDQETSMS comes from the exons ATGCAGGGAGTATCTCCTCAAAGAAAGCAATTCTGCACGTACTTACTCAAGCGAGCAGCCCCAGTGAGgcgattgaagtcaatgggactatttgt ACCCCTCCCAGAAGAGACAGGAATGGACTCCCTGGGCAGACCCGCAGATGAGAACACATCCT CTCCCCCTAACACTTTGAACTTTAACGGGGCTCATCGGAAGCGCAAGACGCTCATAGCCCCTGAAATCAACATTTCCCTGGACCAAAGTGAGGGTTCCATGCTGTCCGATGACTTCCTGGACACGCCCGACGACCTGGACATTAACGTAGATGACATCGAAACTCCGGATGAGACGGACTCCCTGGAGTTCCTGGGCAATGGGAATGAACTGGAATGGGAAG ATGATACACCTGTGGCCACAGCCAAGAACATGCCCGGGAACAGCGCAGACCTCTTTGGGGATGGGGTGGTAGAAGACAGCAGCGCTACCAATGGGAGACTATGGAGGACAGTTATCATTGGGGAGCAGGAACACCGCATTGATCTGCAGATGATCAAACCCTACATGAAGGTGGTGACACATGGAG GGTACTACGGAGAAGGTCTCAATGCAATCATTGTCTTTGCTGCCTGCTATCTCCCAGACAGTAATCTAGCTGATTACCATTACATCATGGAGAACCTCTTCTT GTACGTGATCAGTAGCTTGGAGCTGCTGGTGGCCGAGGACTACATGATCGTGTACCTGAATGGAGCCACACCACGTCGGAGGATGCCAGGCCTGGGCTGGCTGAAGAAATGCTACCAGATGATAGACAGAAG GCTACGGAAAAACCTGAAAGCTTTGATAATCGTGCACCCTTCGTGGTTCATCCGGACAGTGCTGGCTATATCCAGACCCTTCATCAG TGTGAAGTTTATCAATAAGATCCAGTACGTTCACAGTCTGGAAGAACTGGAGCAGACTATCCCCATGGAGCACGTCCAGATTCCTGACTGCCTCCTACA GTACGAAGAGGAGAGAACCAAAGCCaggaaagaaag
- the ATCAY gene encoding caytaxin isoform X2 has product MTLRKAALFRKLWKRGKILQLAVWEGKPKGRLTLGSGRQQSKHPLERPLPEETGMDSLGRPADENTSSPPNTLNFNGAHRKRKTLIAPEINISLDQSEGSMLSDDFLDTPDDLDINVDDIETPDETDSLEFLGNGNELEWEDDTPVATAKNMPGNSADLFGDGVVEDSSATNGRLWRTVIIGEQEHRIDLQMIKPYMKVVTHGGYYGEGLNAIIVFAACYLPDSNLADYHYIMENLFLYVISSLELLVAEDYMIVYLNGATPRRRMPGLGWLKKCYQMIDRRLRKNLKALIIVHPSWFIRTVLAISRPFISVKFINKIQYVHSLEELEQTIPMEHVQIPDCLLQYEEERTKARKERAEEKQEMAEKDRPALPREDQETSMS; this is encoded by the exons ATGACCCTTagaaaagctgctttattcaggaAACTCTGGAAAAGGGGAAAGATTCTTCAGCTAGCTGTGTGGGAAGGAAAACCCAAGGGCAGACTTACCCTAGGAAGTGGGAGACAGCAGTCTAAGCATCCTTTGGAAAG ACCCCTCCCAGAAGAGACAGGAATGGACTCCCTGGGCAGACCCGCAGATGAGAACACATCCT CTCCCCCTAACACTTTGAACTTTAACGGGGCTCATCGGAAGCGCAAGACGCTCATAGCCCCTGAAATCAACATTTCCCTGGACCAAAGTGAGGGTTCCATGCTGTCCGATGACTTCCTGGACACGCCCGACGACCTGGACATTAACGTAGATGACATCGAAACTCCGGATGAGACGGACTCCCTGGAGTTCCTGGGCAATGGGAATGAACTGGAATGGGAAG ATGATACACCTGTGGCCACAGCCAAGAACATGCCCGGGAACAGCGCAGACCTCTTTGGGGATGGGGTGGTAGAAGACAGCAGCGCTACCAATGGGAGACTATGGAGGACAGTTATCATTGGGGAGCAGGAACACCGCATTGATCTGCAGATGATCAAACCCTACATGAAGGTGGTGACACATGGAG GGTACTACGGAGAAGGTCTCAATGCAATCATTGTCTTTGCTGCCTGCTATCTCCCAGACAGTAATCTAGCTGATTACCATTACATCATGGAGAACCTCTTCTT GTACGTGATCAGTAGCTTGGAGCTGCTGGTGGCCGAGGACTACATGATCGTGTACCTGAATGGAGCCACACCACGTCGGAGGATGCCAGGCCTGGGCTGGCTGAAGAAATGCTACCAGATGATAGACAGAAG GCTACGGAAAAACCTGAAAGCTTTGATAATCGTGCACCCTTCGTGGTTCATCCGGACAGTGCTGGCTATATCCAGACCCTTCATCAG TGTGAAGTTTATCAATAAGATCCAGTACGTTCACAGTCTGGAAGAACTGGAGCAGACTATCCCCATGGAGCACGTCCAGATTCCTGACTGCCTCCTACA GTACGAAGAGGAGAGAACCAAAGCCaggaaagaaag
- the ATCAY gene encoding caytaxin isoform X1: MTLRKAALFRKLWKRGKILQLAVWEGKPKGRLTLGSGRQQSKHPLERPLPEETGMDSLGRPADENTSSPPNTLNFNGAHRKRKTLIAPEINISLDQSEGSMLSDDFLDTPDDLDINVDDIETPDETDSLEFLGNGNELEWEDDTPVATAKNMPGNSADLFGDGVVEDSSATNGRLWRTVIIGEQEHRIDLQMIKPYMKVVTHGGYYGEGLNAIIVFAACYLPDSNLADYHYIMENLFLYVISSLELLVAEDYMIVYLNGATPRRRMPGLGWLKKCYQMIDRRLRKNLKALIIVHPSWFIRTVLAISRPFISVKFINKIQYVHSLEELEQTIPMEHVQIPDCLLQYEEERTKARKERAEEKQEMAEKDSRPALPREDQETSMS; the protein is encoded by the exons ATGACCCTTagaaaagctgctttattcaggaAACTCTGGAAAAGGGGAAAGATTCTTCAGCTAGCTGTGTGGGAAGGAAAACCCAAGGGCAGACTTACCCTAGGAAGTGGGAGACAGCAGTCTAAGCATCCTTTGGAAAG ACCCCTCCCAGAAGAGACAGGAATGGACTCCCTGGGCAGACCCGCAGATGAGAACACATCCT CTCCCCCTAACACTTTGAACTTTAACGGGGCTCATCGGAAGCGCAAGACGCTCATAGCCCCTGAAATCAACATTTCCCTGGACCAAAGTGAGGGTTCCATGCTGTCCGATGACTTCCTGGACACGCCCGACGACCTGGACATTAACGTAGATGACATCGAAACTCCGGATGAGACGGACTCCCTGGAGTTCCTGGGCAATGGGAATGAACTGGAATGGGAAG ATGATACACCTGTGGCCACAGCCAAGAACATGCCCGGGAACAGCGCAGACCTCTTTGGGGATGGGGTGGTAGAAGACAGCAGCGCTACCAATGGGAGACTATGGAGGACAGTTATCATTGGGGAGCAGGAACACCGCATTGATCTGCAGATGATCAAACCCTACATGAAGGTGGTGACACATGGAG GGTACTACGGAGAAGGTCTCAATGCAATCATTGTCTTTGCTGCCTGCTATCTCCCAGACAGTAATCTAGCTGATTACCATTACATCATGGAGAACCTCTTCTT GTACGTGATCAGTAGCTTGGAGCTGCTGGTGGCCGAGGACTACATGATCGTGTACCTGAATGGAGCCACACCACGTCGGAGGATGCCAGGCCTGGGCTGGCTGAAGAAATGCTACCAGATGATAGACAGAAG GCTACGGAAAAACCTGAAAGCTTTGATAATCGTGCACCCTTCGTGGTTCATCCGGACAGTGCTGGCTATATCCAGACCCTTCATCAG TGTGAAGTTTATCAATAAGATCCAGTACGTTCACAGTCTGGAAGAACTGGAGCAGACTATCCCCATGGAGCACGTCCAGATTCCTGACTGCCTCCTACA GTACGAAGAGGAGAGAACCAAAGCCaggaaagaaag
- the ATCAY gene encoding caytaxin isoform X3 yields the protein MTLRKAALFRKLWKRGKILQLAVWEGKPKGRLTLGSGRQQSKHPLERPLPEETGMDSLGRPADENTSSPPNTLNFNGAHRKRKTLIAPEINISLDQSEGSMLSDDFLDTPDDLDINVDDIETPDETDSLEFLGNGNELEWEDDTPVATAKNMPGNSADLFGDGVVEDSSATNGRLWRTVIIGEQEHRIDLQMIKPYMKVVTHGGYYGEGLNAIIVFAACYLPDSNLADYHYIMENLFLYVISSLELLVAEDYMIVYLNGATPRRRMPGLGWLKKCYQMIDRRLRKNLKALIIVHPSWFIRTVLAISRPFISVKFINKIQYVHSLEELEQTIPMEHVQIPDCLLQYEEERTKARKERAEEKQEMAEKDSMS from the exons ATGACCCTTagaaaagctgctttattcaggaAACTCTGGAAAAGGGGAAAGATTCTTCAGCTAGCTGTGTGGGAAGGAAAACCCAAGGGCAGACTTACCCTAGGAAGTGGGAGACAGCAGTCTAAGCATCCTTTGGAAAG ACCCCTCCCAGAAGAGACAGGAATGGACTCCCTGGGCAGACCCGCAGATGAGAACACATCCT CTCCCCCTAACACTTTGAACTTTAACGGGGCTCATCGGAAGCGCAAGACGCTCATAGCCCCTGAAATCAACATTTCCCTGGACCAAAGTGAGGGTTCCATGCTGTCCGATGACTTCCTGGACACGCCCGACGACCTGGACATTAACGTAGATGACATCGAAACTCCGGATGAGACGGACTCCCTGGAGTTCCTGGGCAATGGGAATGAACTGGAATGGGAAG ATGATACACCTGTGGCCACAGCCAAGAACATGCCCGGGAACAGCGCAGACCTCTTTGGGGATGGGGTGGTAGAAGACAGCAGCGCTACCAATGGGAGACTATGGAGGACAGTTATCATTGGGGAGCAGGAACACCGCATTGATCTGCAGATGATCAAACCCTACATGAAGGTGGTGACACATGGAG GGTACTACGGAGAAGGTCTCAATGCAATCATTGTCTTTGCTGCCTGCTATCTCCCAGACAGTAATCTAGCTGATTACCATTACATCATGGAGAACCTCTTCTT GTACGTGATCAGTAGCTTGGAGCTGCTGGTGGCCGAGGACTACATGATCGTGTACCTGAATGGAGCCACACCACGTCGGAGGATGCCAGGCCTGGGCTGGCTGAAGAAATGCTACCAGATGATAGACAGAAG GCTACGGAAAAACCTGAAAGCTTTGATAATCGTGCACCCTTCGTGGTTCATCCGGACAGTGCTGGCTATATCCAGACCCTTCATCAG TGTGAAGTTTATCAATAAGATCCAGTACGTTCACAGTCTGGAAGAACTGGAGCAGACTATCCCCATGGAGCACGTCCAGATTCCTGACTGCCTCCTACA GTACGAAGAGGAGAGAACCAAAGCCaggaaagaaag